A single window of Drosophila suzukii chromosome 3, CBGP_Dsuzu_IsoJpt1.0, whole genome shotgun sequence DNA harbors:
- the TwdlN gene encoding harpin HrpN gives MRAFIVLCLVAIASADKLGYNYKPVGHSSAGLSFAPGSGSLSLGGGSGSLGGGSHSLGGGSGSLSLGGGSGSLGGLGGGSNFGSLDSGLGGDLGSSLGSGLGSSLGSGLGSSLGSAGLSAPVSYNAPAPSGELEKEFFTFSANEEDFDEPQALERVAGYVNKGLRVVFIKGPENRGLENAALALAKQAAQQETAIYVLNKQADIGELAQKLNAIRSNANNKPEVHFVKYRTPEDAANAQRAIQSQYDQLGGSSQAHDGGVAPALNFASAGPVRQAQAQIPENSYLPSSVLRRLRFRK, from the coding sequence ATGCGCGCCTTCATCGTCCTGTGCCTCGTGGCCATCGCCTCCGCCGACAAGCTGGGCTACAACTACAAGCCAGTGGGCCACTCCTCCGCGGGATTGTCCTTCGCTCCTGGAAGCGGCTCCCTGAGCCTGGGTGGTGGATCTGGCTCCTTGGGAGGCGGTTCCCACAGCCTGGGTGGCGGCAGTGGCTCCCTGAGCCTGGGAGGAGGCAGTGGCTCCTTGGGAGGCCTGGGCGGCGGCAGCAACTTCGGCAGCCTGGACAGCGGTCTGGGTGGCGACCTGGGATCCTCCCTTGGATCTGGTCTGGGATCCTCCCTTGGATCTGGTCTGGGTTCCTCCCTGGGATCTGCTGGTCTGAGCGCCCCCGTCTCCTACAACGCCCCCGCTCCCTCTGGCGAGCTTGAGAAGGAGTTCTTCACCTTCTCCGCCAACGAGGAGGACTTCGATGAGCCCCAAGCCCTGGAACGCGTTGCCGGCTACGTGAACAAGGGACTCCGTGTGGTCTTCATCAAGGGACCCGAGAACCGTGGCCTGGAGAACGCCGCCCTGGCTCTGGCCAAGCAGGCTGCCCAGCAGGAGACCGCCATCTATGTCCTGAACAAGCAGGCCGACATTGGAGAGCTCGCCCAGAAGCTGAACGCCATCCGCAGCAACGCCAACAACAAGCCCGAGGTGCACTTCGTCAAGTACAGGACTCCCGAGGATGCTGCCAACGCCCAGCGCGCCATCCAGTCGCAGTACGACCAGCTGGGAGGATCCTCTCAAGCTCACGATGGTGGCGTAGCTCCCGCCCTGAACTTTGCCTCCGCGGGTCCAGTGCGTCAGGCCCAGGCTCAGATCCCCGAGAACTCCTACCTGCCCTCCTCGGTGCTGCGTCGCCTGCGTTTCCGCAAGTAG
- the TwdlJ gene encoding uncharacterized protein TwdlJ — MRQFSVVLCLCLAVLARADKLGYNYQPVAHSSSGLSFQPSGAASSDAPAFSAGPSGSFAAGPSSFAAGPSSFAAGPSSFAAGPSSIADSLEGSQSVAAPNYAAPQAQLEKEFFTYTADEGDFYDPAASDQVSNAVNKGLRVVFIKGPENRGLEDAALALAKQAAQQETAIYVLNKQADIGDLANKLNSIRNNNNNKPEVHFVKYRTPEDAANAQRAIQGQYDQLGGSSQAQDGGVASTLNFASQPAPAHAASSLAPAQFLPEATAPISSYVPPATPGSSYLPANILRRLRF, encoded by the coding sequence ATGCGTCAGTTCTCCGTGGTCCTCTGCCTGTGCCTCGCCGTTTTGGCCAGAGCCGACAAACTGGGCTACAACTACCAGCCGGTGGCCCACTCCTCCTCGGGATTGAGCTTCCAGCCCTCGGGAGCGGCCAGCAGTGATGCACCTGCTTTCTCGGCGGGTCCCAGTGGATCCTTTGCCGCCGGTCCCTCATCCTTTGCCGCCGGTCCCTCATCCTTTGCCGCCGGGCCCTCATCCTTTGCCGCAGGACCCTCCTCCATTGCCGACTCCCTGGAGGGATCCCAGTCGGTGGCTGCCCCCAACTACGCTGCTCCTCAGGCCCAACTGGAGAAGGAGTTCTTCACCTACACCGCCGACGAGGGTGACTTCTACGATCCCGCTGCCTCCGATCAGGTGTCCAATGCCGTCAACAAGGGTCTCCGCGTGGTCTTCATCAAGGGACCCGAGAACCGTGGTCTGGAGGATGCCGCCCTGGCTCTGGCCAAGCAGGCTGCCCAGCAGGAGACCGCCATCTACGTCCTGAACAAGCAGGCCGACATTGGTGACTTGGCCAACAAGCTAAACTCCATccgcaacaacaacaacaacaagcccGAGGTGCACTTCGTCAAGTACAGGACTCCCGAAGATGCGGCCAATGCCCAGAGGGCCATCCAGGGTCAGTACGACCAGCTGGGAGGATCCTCTCAAGCTCAAGATGGCGGCGTGGCCTCCACCCTGAACTTCGCCTCCCAGCCTGCTCCCGCCCACGCCGCCAGCAGCCTGGCGCCCGCCCAGTTCCTCCCGGAGGCCACCGCCCCCATCTCCTCGTATGTGCCACCTGCCACTCCAGGAAGCTCCTACCTGCCCGCCAACATTCTGCGCCGCCTGAGGTTCTAA